A genome region from Micromonospora peucetia includes the following:
- a CDS encoding adenylate/guanylate cyclase domain-containing protein, whose amino-acid sequence MPMPTIVAGPQRFTSAGWPVPEERRLVTVLFVDIVGSTALVDRLDPEDVRALQRAYFGTVAGVLSRWHGVVEKYVGDAVMALFGARRSDGFDAYRAVRAALEIQGALDRRPLPGAPRLRVRVGVATGEALVDLAAARDGGHGVASGAVITTAARLQEYAPPGGVALCAATHRATTGLVDQRHVPPVALAGKTLPVDVWHATGTTRPAPTRHEGPLVGRRRELATARDLVVRAARDRSPRWLSLVGPAGSGRSRLLHELTRVVRTVDGTPVRWCVAHCPPYPQPLAPVADLVRGLAGLRAGEPPATVRRRLTAALTDLVPPTALTEAVYALEALLATPDGSADAARGAEVARQALLGLAARQPVMVAVDDLDRATAALHRFLHRLFAAATARSLPLVVVAVHRPEWADVLPGPRGRWHRLTVPPLRPVETGRLLRHLLGLADRPAAAVAAVARLLPLVGGNPGRAVAYVASLGVSQSVAASPGAAQSVAASPDAAQSVPEEVRREVDARLDRLDGARRAVLMVAATIDAGVSAATVERLLDWASGRAAPVLRALAAAGFLVLRADGRYGVADSVVREVAYARLPRAARAAFARRAGLPTEADLPPAPVVSPAPHPRPLPAATPPQVRTVVLPPTPVRAAADRRAARGTLGTYPAPLRRLATTPRLAPVPAARAVSGPVVAARPDGPMSVLRAPDTFGAVGVARPDSLLSVLRAPDTFGVARSAPADSAGSGPPAAPTERVGAGRVVELRDWAAVRDRVPPAGSQRATGPGRTAGPARAADHGAVLSTVGRGGSARRERRGRRPRWDLPRGVPAAA is encoded by the coding sequence ATGCCCATGCCCACCATCGTCGCTGGTCCGCAACGGTTCACGTCGGCAGGCTGGCCGGTGCCGGAGGAGAGACGCCTGGTCACCGTGCTGTTCGTCGACATCGTCGGGTCGACCGCGCTCGTCGACCGGCTCGACCCCGAGGACGTGCGGGCCCTGCAACGGGCGTACTTCGGCACCGTCGCCGGGGTGCTGAGCCGATGGCACGGGGTGGTCGAGAAGTACGTCGGCGACGCGGTGATGGCGCTGTTCGGGGCACGCCGGTCCGACGGGTTCGACGCGTACCGGGCGGTGCGGGCGGCGCTGGAGATCCAGGGGGCCCTCGACCGACGACCGCTGCCCGGGGCGCCACGCCTGCGGGTCCGGGTCGGGGTCGCCACCGGCGAGGCGCTGGTGGACCTCGCCGCCGCGCGCGACGGCGGGCACGGCGTGGCCAGCGGCGCGGTGATCACCACCGCCGCGCGTTTGCAGGAGTACGCCCCACCGGGCGGGGTGGCGCTCTGCGCGGCCACCCACCGCGCCACGACGGGGTTGGTCGACCAGCGCCACGTGCCGCCGGTGGCCCTGGCCGGCAAGACGCTGCCGGTCGACGTGTGGCACGCCACCGGCACCACCCGACCGGCCCCGACCCGACATGAGGGGCCGCTGGTCGGGCGGCGACGGGAACTGGCCACCGCCCGGGACCTGGTCGTCCGGGCCGCCCGGGACCGCAGCCCACGCTGGCTGTCGCTGGTCGGTCCCGCCGGCAGCGGACGCAGCCGGCTGCTGCACGAGCTGACCCGGGTGGTGCGGACCGTGGACGGGACGCCGGTGCGCTGGTGCGTCGCGCACTGCCCGCCGTACCCGCAGCCCCTGGCCCCCGTCGCGGACCTGGTGCGCGGGCTCGCCGGCCTGCGCGCCGGTGAGCCGCCCGCGACGGTACGGCGACGACTCACCGCCGCCCTCACGGACCTGGTGCCGCCCACCGCCCTGACCGAGGCGGTGTACGCGCTGGAGGCGCTGCTGGCCACCCCCGACGGTTCCGCCGACGCGGCGCGGGGCGCCGAGGTGGCACGGCAGGCGCTTCTGGGGCTCGCCGCCCGGCAGCCGGTGATGGTGGCGGTGGACGACCTCGACCGGGCCACGGCGGCGCTGCACCGCTTCCTGCACCGGCTCTTCGCGGCGGCCACCGCGCGGTCGCTGCCGCTGGTGGTGGTGGCGGTGCACCGTCCCGAGTGGGCGGACGTGCTGCCCGGCCCACGGGGTCGGTGGCACCGGTTGACGGTGCCGCCGCTGCGCCCGGTGGAGACCGGCCGGCTGCTGCGCCACCTGCTCGGCCTGGCCGACCGGCCGGCCGCGGCGGTCGCGGCGGTCGCCCGGCTGCTGCCGCTGGTCGGCGGCAACCCCGGGCGGGCGGTCGCCTACGTGGCGTCGCTCGGGGTGTCCCAGTCCGTCGCGGCGTCGCCCGGTGCGGCGCAGTCCGTCGCGGCGTCGCCCGATGCGGCGCAGTCGGTGCCGGAGGAGGTGCGCCGCGAGGTCGACGCCCGGCTGGACCGGCTCGACGGGGCGCGGCGGGCCGTGCTGATGGTGGCCGCGACGATCGACGCCGGGGTCAGTGCCGCGACGGTGGAACGCCTGCTCGACTGGGCGTCCGGGCGGGCCGCCCCGGTGCTGCGTGCCCTGGCCGCGGCGGGCTTTCTGGTCCTCCGCGCCGACGGCCGGTACGGCGTCGCCGACTCGGTGGTCCGCGAGGTCGCGTACGCCCGGCTGCCGAGGGCGGCGCGGGCCGCATTCGCCCGCCGGGCCGGGCTGCCGACGGAGGCGGACCTGCCGCCGGCCCCCGTGGTCAGCCCTGCCCCGCACCCCCGGCCGCTGCCCGCCGCCACTCCGCCGCAGGTCCGGACGGTGGTCCTGCCGCCCACGCCGGTGCGCGCCGCCGCCGACCGCCGGGCGGCCCGAGGCACCCTCGGGACGTACCCGGCACCGCTCCGGCGGCTCGCCACCACGCCCCGCCTCGCGCCTGTCCCGGCGGCGCGTGCCGTGTCCGGTCCGGTGGTCGCCGCCCGCCCGGACGGTCCGATGTCCGTCCTCCGCGCCCCCGACACGTTCGGGGCGGTCGGTGTCGCCCGGCCGGACAGTCTGCTGTCCGTCCTCCGTGCCCCCGACACGTTCGGTGTCGCCCGGTCGGCTCCGGCTGACTCGGCGGGATCCGGGCCGCCGGCCGCCCCCACGGAACGCGTCGGGGCCGGCCGGGTGGTGGAGTTGCGCGACTGGGCGGCGGTCCGCGACCGCGTCCCGCCGGCCGGTTCCCAGCGCGCCACCGGTCCCGGGCGAACGGCCGGCCCGGCGAGGGCCGCCGATCACGGCGCCGTCCTGTCCACCGTCGGGCGGGGCGGGTCGGCGAGGCGGGAGAGGCGCGGGCGAAGACCGAGGTGGGACCTGCCGCGCGGCGTGCCGGCCGCGGCGTGA